The Anas acuta chromosome 1, bAnaAcu1.1, whole genome shotgun sequence genome segment AAATGGGGAGTGGTTGATACACCAGAtagctgtgctgccattcagagggacctcagcACATGGGAGAAATGGGAAGAGAGGTGCCTTATACAGTTCAACAAGGGGAaatgcagagccctgcagctggggaggaatAACTCCTTGTATCCATGGGGATGGACTGGCTGGGAAGCAACTTCACAGGAAAGGACCTGCAGGTCCTAGCAAGCAGCAAGTTGCACTTGAGCAACGTACCCCTGCATCAAAGGAGGCCAACAGTACCTGGATTGCACTAGGAAATGCAacaccagcagctggagggaTGCtattcttcccctctcctctcccctctgatAAGACACCTGCAGCGTTGTACCCAGTTTTGGGTTCCTCAGTGCAAGGAGGACATGGATTTACCTGGAACAAGACCACTGTAAAGCCACCAAGAATTTGGTGGATTAGAGCATCTGacatgaggagaggctgacaGAGATGGAACTGGTTAGACTTGCAACGAGAAGACTGACTTTGGTTTGGGTGGCTCTTACCattgtgtataaatacctgatgggaGATAGTCAAGAAGAAGAAGCCAAAGTCTCCTTGGTATCCAGtgaagggaaaagcagcactgggcataaatgaaaatacaagaaattccCTTTGAAGGTAAGAAAATGTACTGGGAGTGTGGACCAACACTAGAATCCAGAAAGtttgtggtgttttcatccTTGGAGTTGCGTAAAAACTGATTGGGCACAGTCGTGAGCGCCCTACTCAGACTGACCCTGCCCTGTGGTCTGAGGTTGGACatggaggtcccttccaccttCAACTGTGAGGAGCTGCTGAATCAGCTAATCAGAAAGAGATGAGGCTGCTCAGCTCCATGTCCTCAGGTACAGCCAGTAGCAAGCCTGAGCATGTATTCCCAGTAGGTACTCCTGCATGCATTCAGGCACAATGCATATACATGCACATCTACATGCTACTTGTGTGCACACACTTGTGCATGACTGACCTCACAGGCAGAAAAAACATAGCAGTCATGCAAACACAGCACAAACAACCTGATCCTATTCCCTTCTCTGCCTGATCAGGATAAGCCAGTTAGTGAGAAATGTATACATAAATGCCATGGTAGAATCTACCCTGGTAGTTTCTACTGGTAGAATTGAGTTTCTGAGACCAGCTGTCCAGTAGCTGGGACAATGATCACAACTCTTCTCAGCTGCTGGCCCCAGGACATACAACCCCTCAAGGCCTGTAGCCACACTCCACTGGTGGGTACGTAGTCCCCttcacatgcacacaaacatgGTATCTCCAGTAATGAGCTGTAGACACTGAATCTAGACAGCAAGTGACCCTAGGATTCCCTGGTCTCCCAGTTACCTTACACACAGATGAAAACTGTTCTTTGGTAGCAGGTCCAGGCTTACCAGTAGCTGACTTACCAGTAGACCCCAGGGTATCTGGCTTGGACCTCCTGGAAGCTCTAGCAGCTGACTGATATGGGACTTTCTGGCAGCTGGTCCAGACTCAGAGCCATGCCAATTGGTGGCTCTCAGCTCTTGTATTCTACTTTCTCTCCAGCTGCTCTGGCTTGATTTTCACTAGTGCTTACACACTGATACCCAAACACTATACTTGCACTTTGGTATTTCCTGTTGCTGGTATTTAGACCCTGCATACACGTACTGAATAGGGTCTCTTCACACaggaaaataactgtaaaatgaGTTTATTAAGAAAATGGGACAGACTGTGTTGGGGACATAGAGGACATGGCCAGATGAATGCATGTGCTATTTACATGCAGAAAGCCACTTGTACGCTCTTTTCCCCACACTGCTTCTTGTCCTTgatcactttcttttcttaccCCTAAACACCTCATGAAATATGTTGTACAGTTCCCAGATTTACTTCCCCTCCATACTATACTCCTCAGAGGCAGTAATTCCCCCTTAATCTGTGAGGTGATTCGGAGAGCCCCTTCACTGTACTGTGTTTGTCCTAAGTACTTGGGCTTATTCCAGGCCTGTGACAGCTCTGCAAGGGGCTGCACTAGGGTGCTTCTCTCTCACCTGTCATTAGTCCTGTGTGCTCCTTGGTGTTTACAAAAGAGCTTTTAGTCACAAAAGCTAAGAGCAGCTCCTCTGAAACCATGCCTATAAGCCACCACGAAAGCAGGTAAGAAACTAAATAGAAAGCAAATGTataatttgtttattctttGCTTACCCTACAGGAAATTTCCAGGCATTTACTGGATGAATTTGAAAGGAGTTATTAAACATTACCCCCAACTTGGCAAGAGAACAAGAGTTGGTTTCATGTCTTTGAAGTGCAGAAGCATTGATGCTTACCACAAAGAGTTTCACCTTCAGTGACCAAAATAGTACCGTGTTTAAACCATAAACACCAAACACAAACACTTTTTCTCTAAATAGCAATAGTGAAGACAGAGCAAATTGACAACTTCAGCCCAGTTTGATGCAAGTGAAATGTAACACCTATCAGCAACATACCAAGCAAACTACAGTCTTGCTGTACTGAAACATGGTTTTCTATTGCTATAAATGAGAACCACTCTCCAGGAACAGGAAGTAGAGAACTAAATAATGTGAAAAGAAGACCAAgatggggagagagaaaggctATTTTCAGACTCATAATATCTTTGGAGGCTAGGTGGAACAGCAACTATAGATTCTGTAGCGCCTAAAACATCAGTTCTCATGGGTAGTTGACCAAATACAGCACAGACATCTTAATGGAAAAATTGTCACCATTTTATTGGATGCAAACAGTGGTTAGACAGTTATTCAAAAGATTTGTTTAGTATAACATTTTCTAGTCCAGGAAGTGAGACTCAGTGCAGTAACACATAGAGCCAGACAGTATATTGCAATGACACTGTAGCTTCCACTGACAGCAGTGAAAGAACCCCTGCTTGGAACAGGGAGATGCTCCTCAGTCTGCTGAATTCTCATTCACACATTGATGGACCTCCTCACCATACGCTGCCCATCCTTGTCACAGTCTTTATTTGTACACGTGTTCTTTGGACTGCTTTGTTACTCTGGTGCCCCCCTGACTACCCAGAAACCacgctgagaaaaaaataactttagagagagaaaaaaattaagaagtcTCCAAACTCAGGAGCAGGGTAGAATTCCAAAGATTGCCAGTTTAAtctggctaaaaaaaaaaaaaaaagataacaggACAGTTAGCCGATAAAATCCATTAGAATAAAAGCTAGTAGGTTAGTTTTTTCCAGCCACCATAAAGAGATGgcacaggaaagagaaaacctaTGACAGAAGCCATACTGAGATGGAGGCTTCCACCTTTTAATGTCAAATAATCGTTCCTGGCTTCATGGAGCAGAATGCTCAGCCTTTCCCATTGCTGCCACAGGTCATTTTTGCTACTTCCACCAGATGGTGGTGGAGATCTGGTCTTTCTCCTCCAGTGCTGAGCAAACAGATTTTGCACTCACCTCAGTCATAGCCCCCAGCCTGGAATACACTATGGCCAGGAAGTGGTGATAGGAGAAGAGGTCCTTTTTTGGTGGGTGTGCACAGTGAAGTTTACGAGCTGTGAATCCTATGTGAGTAATGAACTGCGCTGGCAGCGTCTCCATTGGTAGCAATCTGACTTGTCAGGCAGAAGGGTAGGACAatggtggggaagggaggagtaTTGAGTGCAGGGGTCTTCAGGGTATGCCTGCTCCAAGCTCCTCAGCGTGCTGTTTTGGCACGAACAGTGTGACACTTCATACACAACACATGCCCGTCCAATGGAAAACAGCCATTCTCATCTGCCTCAATGGATAAGGGCTTCCCACAGTCctaaatgggaaagaaaaagagggagataGCTCAATGACAGCAAACAGTAGGGTGGATGCAGACAAGGATGTAAGAAATGCCCTTTTGGATCAGGATAATGGCTCACAGCCCACTGCTCTGTCTGTGGTGATAATCGGAAATACAATTCTGAAAGAAGAGCGTGTGAGCATAGACTCTTCTGTTATCTCTATGCTCCCCCAGCATACACAGCTGCTATATTAGAGCTGTGTTAGAGGCTACAACCCTGCACAGTCCTTGTTCATGAACCTGTTATCTATGAATGTCTAAACTTGATTCAAAATGCTTCCAAGTCATTCAAAACAAGCTCAGTGTTTGGTCAGGATAGGCAAATTCAAAGGTGCCACCTAGTTGGTGATGATGTGAATGAGATGAGAGGAGTGGGGCCACAAGGATTACCTCGCACTTGTAACACTTCATGTGGAAATTCTTCTCCAGTGCCACCACACGCACTGTCTCATCCTTCCCAGGCTCTGGCATGATAGGTTCACTACACACGGAGCAGCGTGGAGCATACTTCCTGTAACACACACAAGTACAGAGGTGACCGTGAGACCACTGCAGGTTTCTCATTGCCATGTATCAGTATTAGCAGCAGAGGAACAAATCACAAAAAAGTTTAAATGGGAAAAGACCTTAATTGGTACATGGTACTTTGTTGACTCAATTTTAACTTTATGTCCAACTGATCACATGGGCAACCCAAGTCCATTCTGCAGTAAAATCACACAGGTGTGAGGGAACATCTGCTTTCAGACACCACATGAATGAGCTTTCTCCATACCTGTGGTAGTCATCCACACAATGAGGCTGGTTGGCCTGGTCCACAATAAAGGAAGCCCCCTCGAGTGGGGTGTGGCACATCACACAGGTGAAGCACTGGGGATGGTATGAGTTACCAGTGGCCTTCAGCATCCGATCGGTGATGGTCTGTTTGCAGACACTGCACTTTTCCAGGGTCCCCTAAgcccaaagaaaacaaataagacAACATTAATCCAATCCCCCATCCCCAGGGGACTACACCACAGACAGGTGAAATGGaacaggaaggaagagaggcTGGCCACAGCAAGCTCAGCTCTCTCCAGCAGCTTTCATCCCAGTCACTCACAGCATAGCAGTCCTCACAGAAGGGCTTCTCATCCACATTGTAGAactgctgcccctgcagctgcttctcacATTTGAAGCAGGTAAAGCACTCCACATGGAAAAGGCTGTCCAGGGCCCTTACAGCTGGCTGGGTTCGTGATAGAGGCTTCCGGCAGAAGCCACAGAGCTCTGCCAATGGAAGGAGAAGAGTATTAGGAGAAAGGAAAACCCACCACAGTCTCAGTCCCATTGATGTCCACTAAAAGAACGCACCAGAAGTAGTGGCTTCTACTGGGGGTGGGTGCTCCATATCCTTCAGTAGTTTCTGGGTCAACAACTCCAGCTCTTCTACTTCCTTCATGGTCAGGGAAGAATTTCCCTTAGGTGGGTCTGCACTGGTGGGTCTATGCTGCAGGAAGAGGGAACTATCAATCCCAAAAGATGCTTATAGACAAAGCCCCTCCCACCTTGTCCCTAATAAACCTGCTTCTCTCACCTTTACACCTCTTCTCTATCCCTCTCTAGGGAACAATCTGCCATCCATTATGTTTGCTTCTTTCCACCTTTACGTGAAGTCCTGTCCCCCCTCCAGCACCGTTTCTAGTTTGAGCTCTCAGTAAGGTATTAAAGGCTGCTGTCTCTCAGATGAATAACTACTtccccctgccctggcacagaccctccctcctcatcctccaaCTACACTCCCAGTGATTCCACACTTGCCCAGAGACACTAGTTCCACGGCTCTATCCCTTACCGTGTCTTTTACGGCAGCAGGTTGTTCTGTGCGAACAGGcttctcctgcacttggggccTTTCCCGCTGCTGAGCATAGGTGAAACTGGGAGGCTGAGGCCGAGAGGAAGGACCTGAAGGTGAAGGGGCTGTGAACTGAGTCTGAAGGGAGGTAGGGTATCTTGTAGAGTTTGAAGGAGCCGTGGAAACAGTGGCACCTGGTTTGGATCCAAACTTAGGAGAGCCAGCAACAGAAGGTGGAGTGAATTTAGGAGTAGGCtgagcaggagggagaggagggggtgGAGGGACTGATGCTAGGGGCTCCTTGTGCTGCTGTGGAGCTGCCcacggggctggagcaggggtcACATCTGCTCCAGGGGGTTTGGAAGAAAAGCTTCCACTTGGCTTTGGAGTGAACTTGGAAGGAAATGAATGAGGAGGATCTCTGGGTGTAGATGAGAATTCCACATAGGTCTTTGGGGCTGATGGTTGCTCCAGAGAACCTGTGGATCCTGTGGACATCTGTAAAGTGAAGAAGCAGAGAGAACGGGCAGTCATCAACAAGGTGGAAGGGACCAACATACCTATACTGTCATCCATGAGGAAAGAAGGAGCAGAGCCAAAGAACTGAGTGAATCCCCTATAATACCAGATTTTGGCACCTGAGACTGTAGTACAGATCTGCTCCTGCCCTGAACAGATAGCAAGTTGGTGAGGACAAAGAGGGTACAGTCTCCAAAATCTACCAGCAGTGGGAAAATGCCAGGGATCAGAATGCCAGAAATACTTAGGTGGGAAAAGATAACTGGAGGTCTGCAGTCCAATACCCTGCTAATCACAGGGTTAACTCCCAAACTAGACCAGCTTGCTCAGGGCCTTGACCAGGTGGTTTCTGAACATCCTCAAAGATGCATATTCCCCAGACTCTCTGGGCACCTGTGCCAGTTTCGAGCCACCAGTGGTGGGGAACAGGTTTTTCTTCTGTCCAACAGGAATTTCCCTTGTTGCAGCTTGTGTCCCATTGTCACTTCTTCTCTTGCTTGCCCCTAAGATTAATCTGTTTTCTCTCCAGCCCTCCTTCAGTACTGCAGACATCAGTTAAATCCCTGCCTTTGGCCTTgctcctcctctgccagctgAAGAGGAGCCATGCTCCAGTCCCCAGTGATTGCCGTGACACTTCAC includes the following:
- the ZYX gene encoding zyxin, which encodes MASPGTPGTRMTSTVSINISTPSFYNPQKKFAPVVAPKPKVNPFKAGGASEPSLPQPPGAGTQRAQIGRVGEIPSASSSMLAEDLPLPPPPPPGEDMSFSSNCAFPPPPPPFEEPFPPAPEETFPSPPPPPPPMFDEGPIGMVSAPQMSTGSTGSLEQPSAPKTYVEFSSTPRDPPHSFPSKFTPKPSGSFSSKPPGADVTPAPAPWAAPQQHKEPLASVPPPPPLPPAQPTPKFTPPSVAGSPKFGSKPGATVSTAPSNSTRYPTSLQTQFTAPSPSGPSSRPQPPSFTYAQQRERPQVQEKPVRTEQPAAVKDTHRPTSADPPKGNSSLTMKEVEELELLTQKLLKDMEHPPPVEATTSELCGFCRKPLSRTQPAVRALDSLFHVECFTCFKCEKQLQGQQFYNVDEKPFCEDCYAGTLEKCSVCKQTITDRMLKATGNSYHPQCFTCVMCHTPLEGASFIVDQANQPHCVDDYHRKYAPRCSVCSEPIMPEPGKDETVRVVALEKNFHMKCYKCEDCGKPLSIEADENGCFPLDGHVLCMKCHTVRAKTAR